The Fimbriimonas ginsengisoli Gsoil 348 genome window below encodes:
- a CDS encoding nuclear transport factor 2 family protein: protein MRKFIVTTIAVCLACLGSAQSPAEFVKQVREVDFRFMQCLANGDHKTLDEILDKNAVIVSSAGKVGPRDHMINAVRTGITRVTWNAIEHEAVYLHGETAVVSEKLHSRGLSRGEKIDTWLQILRVYMHKEGKWRLISYQSTRILPS from the coding sequence ATGAGAAAATTCATTGTGACCACTATCGCCGTCTGCCTCGCCTGCCTTGGCTCCGCCCAAAGTCCGGCAGAGTTTGTAAAGCAGGTTCGAGAGGTCGACTTCCGGTTTATGCAGTGCCTCGCCAACGGAGATCATAAGACCCTGGACGAGATCCTCGATAAGAACGCGGTGATCGTAAGCTCGGCGGGAAAGGTGGGTCCCCGCGATCATATGATCAATGCGGTTCGAACCGGGATAACTCGAGTGACGTGGAACGCCATCGAGCATGAGGCGGTGTATCTCCACGGGGAAACCGCCGTGGTCAGCGAAAAGCTGCACTCACGCGGACTCTCCCGCGGCGAAAAAATCGACACGTGGCTACAGATCCTCCGGGTCTACATGCACAAAGAAGGTAAGTGGCGGTTGATAAGCTACCAATCCACCCGCATCCTCCCGTCGTAG
- a CDS encoding serine hydrolase domain-containing protein, which yields MIRCSSVLRAVTIPCLFVFAGLASADRIDDFIHARMSMQHIPGLAFAVLKHGKLVRVGGYGTSNLESKRRVRPETVFLLGSLSKQFLAAATMLLVQDGKVRLDNPISQYVRGLPPSWQKITVRQVLSHTAGLVREAPGFDPSKPQTVAGVIAAAASTPLTSQPGSAWGYSNVGYYLVAQLLESVTHKSWTAYVRDRIFRPLRLANTSEVNWSQPAPGLAAGYEWGRGKFNPAEKWPSIRPSGAFQSSVLDLAKWDIALESDALLRPASRVAMWTPAKLLSGAACSYGFGWFVDSYRGYRHIHHGGGVPGYQSEFHRFPQSGLTVIVLANTVEVDLDRIALTVAGMVEPRLAVPPELPIVDDAPTESLRISRILGQLASGRVDHKEFSPQLAGLLEGDLRNGLANGMRTLGPIRSVSLMNRSQVPLGLSRRYRISRVRPFYETYVTCVYDKNGQIIRFSISD from the coding sequence ATGATTCGCTGTTCATCTGTGCTTCGAGCCGTTACGATCCCATGCTTATTTGTATTTGCCGGTCTTGCATCGGCAGACAGAATCGACGACTTTATCCACGCCCGAATGAGCATGCAGCATATTCCAGGGCTTGCCTTCGCGGTCCTGAAGCACGGGAAACTTGTGCGCGTCGGCGGGTACGGCACATCGAACCTGGAATCCAAGCGACGAGTACGGCCTGAGACGGTCTTTCTGCTGGGTTCCCTTAGCAAGCAGTTCTTGGCGGCGGCGACGATGCTGCTCGTACAAGATGGAAAAGTCCGACTCGACAATCCTATTTCGCAGTACGTTCGAGGCTTGCCACCAAGTTGGCAGAAGATAACCGTTCGTCAGGTTCTGTCCCATACTGCAGGGCTCGTCCGGGAAGCTCCGGGCTTCGATCCGTCCAAGCCGCAGACAGTCGCCGGAGTGATCGCCGCGGCCGCGTCTACCCCTCTCACTTCGCAACCTGGATCGGCCTGGGGATATTCAAACGTAGGCTATTACCTCGTAGCCCAACTCCTCGAATCGGTAACTCACAAATCTTGGACGGCGTATGTTCGGGACCGCATCTTTCGGCCACTGAGGTTGGCAAATACTAGCGAGGTAAATTGGTCGCAACCGGCGCCCGGTTTGGCTGCCGGCTACGAATGGGGGCGCGGGAAGTTCAATCCAGCCGAGAAATGGCCCTCGATTCGCCCCAGCGGAGCGTTCCAGTCTTCCGTGCTCGACCTCGCGAAGTGGGACATTGCTCTCGAGTCAGATGCCCTCTTGCGTCCAGCAAGCCGCGTCGCCATGTGGACGCCGGCAAAATTGCTAAGCGGTGCAGCTTGCTCCTACGGCTTTGGCTGGTTCGTCGACAGTTATCGAGGCTATCGCCACATTCACCATGGCGGCGGCGTGCCTGGATATCAGTCTGAGTTTCATCGTTTTCCCCAAAGTGGCCTGACGGTGATCGTGCTGGCCAACACGGTGGAGGTCGATCTGGATCGCATCGCCCTAACCGTGGCCGGTATGGTCGAACCCAGGCTAGCCGTTCCTCCGGAGTTGCCTATTGTTGACGACGCGCCCACCGAGAGTCTTCGCATCTCAAGAATCCTGGGCCAACTGGCTAGCGGACGGGTCGACCACAAAGAGTTCTCGCCACAGCTTGCGGGTCTGTTGGAGGGCGACTTGCGAAACGGTCTTGCCAACGGAATGCGGACCCTCGGCCCTATCCGATCGGTCAGCCTGATGAACCGATCTCAGGTTCCATTGGGTCTGTCCCGCCGCTACCGCATTAGCCGGGTTCGCCCGTTTTATGAGACTTACGTGACGTGCGTGTACGACAAGAACGGACAGATCATCCGGTTCTCGATAAGCGACTAG
- a CDS encoding AraC family transcriptional regulator — protein sequence MTTENLTEPKIWKEIASGDLQFRQVSYPANYRMAPHRNSASHLFLCLSGAVEHLSGDTSHYIGEASIGYVPRDDLHADHFLGEVTTFDIVLGDEFGRRYPGFCSRRSMCDRDRPAQLATNAYREFKSPDNLTSMMLEGLTLELLVDLHRRADDRPEPRLPRWLARVRDLLHANYSEPLSLERIAYEAGVHPAHMTRTFRGQFGCSIGEYIRRLRIENAGRLLTESDMPIAEIALTVGFADQCHFTRTFKKYTGTTPSAYQRRHA from the coding sequence ATGACGACGGAGAATTTAACCGAACCAAAGATTTGGAAGGAGATCGCTAGCGGTGACCTTCAGTTCCGCCAGGTGTCATACCCGGCAAATTACCGGATGGCCCCGCACCGGAATTCGGCTTCCCACTTGTTCCTATGCCTGTCGGGTGCCGTCGAGCACTTGTCCGGTGACACATCTCACTACATCGGAGAGGCCTCCATCGGTTACGTGCCGAGAGACGACCTGCACGCGGATCATTTTTTGGGAGAGGTAACGACCTTTGACATCGTTCTAGGAGACGAGTTCGGCCGCCGTTACCCAGGGTTTTGTTCGAGACGGTCAATGTGCGACCGGGACCGTCCAGCCCAGCTAGCGACGAACGCGTACCGCGAGTTCAAGAGCCCGGACAATCTCACCTCGATGATGCTAGAAGGATTGACCTTGGAGTTGCTCGTAGATCTTCATCGTCGGGCGGATGACCGTCCGGAGCCGCGACTGCCGCGTTGGCTTGCGCGGGTTCGCGATCTGCTTCACGCGAACTATTCGGAGCCGCTGAGTCTGGAGCGAATAGCTTATGAAGCTGGCGTACATCCAGCACACATGACCAGGACGTTTCGAGGGCAATTTGGTTGTAGCATTGGAGAATACATTCGCCGCCTCCGGATAGAAAATGCTGGCCGACTGCTGACGGAATCCGATATGCCCATTGCGGAGATCGCATTGACGGTTGGCTTTGCCGACCAATGCCACTTTACGCGTACCTTCAAGAAATACACTGGCACAACCCCATCCGCCTATCAACGGCGCCATGCATAG
- a CDS encoding glycosyl hydrolase, translated as MFMGLLAAVMLAPPTQKSADPRLQKEARGVMAYLQSIYGKKVIYGQSTNTGVGIGDWPNAEAMYKVAGKYPAMLSIDVYGWNPPHWGDSYRSVVASYVKDAGRWWRERHGFVTMQYHWGNPLAPDGTAWVGQPKTAPHVDVGRLVTPGTDENRAAMEDLRRTADAMQPLADGHVPILFRPLHEIDGGWFWWTDRQKPENTAALFRLIFDYFVKKRGFHNLIWVYSAGVQKDPVAFRKRFYPGSDYVDIAGVDIYSNQAGQDYRTDAYQNYYDTMRQVAPDKMLALCECDTVPSPAVMASKGPRWLYCLPWWAPGKDNPPDWVRQVANDPLMVTLDKLPKRF; from the coding sequence ATGTTCATGGGACTCTTAGCCGCCGTTATGCTGGCTCCGCCGACTCAGAAAAGCGCGGATCCTCGGCTGCAGAAGGAGGCGCGTGGGGTCATGGCCTACCTCCAATCGATCTACGGGAAGAAGGTGATCTACGGGCAGAGCACCAACACCGGGGTTGGGATTGGCGACTGGCCCAACGCGGAGGCGATGTATAAGGTGGCGGGGAAGTATCCGGCGATGCTTAGCATCGACGTTTACGGTTGGAATCCACCCCACTGGGGAGACTCGTACCGTTCCGTTGTGGCGAGCTACGTCAAAGATGCGGGCCGATGGTGGCGCGAACGGCATGGGTTCGTCACGATGCAGTACCACTGGGGGAACCCGCTCGCTCCCGACGGAACCGCTTGGGTTGGGCAGCCGAAGACGGCGCCGCACGTCGACGTCGGCCGGCTCGTAACGCCAGGTACGGATGAGAATCGGGCGGCGATGGAAGATCTGCGCCGGACGGCGGACGCGATGCAGCCGTTGGCGGACGGCCATGTACCGATCCTCTTCCGACCCTTGCACGAGATCGACGGCGGTTGGTTTTGGTGGACCGACCGGCAGAAACCGGAGAACACGGCGGCGCTCTTTCGCCTCATCTTCGACTACTTCGTGAAGAAGCGCGGATTCCACAACCTGATTTGGGTGTACAGCGCTGGGGTGCAAAAAGATCCGGTCGCGTTCCGGAAGCGTTTCTATCCAGGATCAGATTACGTGGACATCGCGGGAGTCGACATCTACAGCAACCAAGCGGGGCAGGATTACCGCACGGATGCGTACCAGAATTACTACGACACGATGCGCCAGGTCGCGCCGGACAAGATGTTGGCGCTATGCGAGTGCGACACGGTCCCAAGCCCGGCGGTGATGGCGTCGAAAGGTCCGCGCTGGTTGTATTGCCTCCCCTGGTGGGCGCCCGGGAAGGACAATCCGCCCGATTGGGTGAGGCAAGTTGCAAACGACCCGCTTATGGTGACGCTGGACAAGCTGCCGAAGCGATTCTGA
- a CDS encoding TetR/AcrR family transcriptional regulator, translating to MQKRVAASERKKMILQSSLKVFAQKGLEGATSRELAAAAGVSEGLLYKHFPTKEILYSELALALVTNKDALFARLMAEPPSAASFIGAFHVLAKTILLGPPGRVKDDSIDRLIGQSLLGDGSFAASFLESVFGPICPYLTECLQVAWASGELQTEKAPSELHTLFVHHFFGMIALFSLPQRRFFPVSGPEELFREAFLFACRGVGFTDLTVRRYAP from the coding sequence GTGCAAAAACGTGTGGCGGCGAGCGAAAGAAAGAAAATGATTCTTCAGAGCTCACTGAAGGTCTTCGCCCAGAAGGGGCTCGAGGGGGCCACATCGCGAGAGCTTGCCGCGGCGGCCGGGGTTTCGGAGGGGCTGCTGTATAAGCATTTTCCAACCAAGGAGATCCTGTATAGCGAGCTGGCGCTGGCGCTGGTCACCAACAAGGACGCGCTCTTTGCGCGACTCATGGCGGAGCCGCCGAGCGCCGCTTCGTTTATCGGCGCTTTCCACGTCCTTGCGAAGACCATCTTGCTCGGTCCTCCGGGGCGTGTGAAGGACGACAGCATCGACCGTCTCATCGGCCAGAGCCTTCTCGGCGACGGCTCCTTCGCCGCGTCGTTCCTAGAGAGCGTATTTGGTCCGATCTGCCCTTATCTGACGGAGTGCTTGCAAGTCGCTTGGGCGAGCGGGGAACTCCAGACCGAGAAGGCTCCTAGCGAGCTTCATACTCTGTTCGTTCACCACTTTTTCGGAATGATCGCCTTGTTTAGCTTGCCCCAGCGGCGTTTTTTCCCGGTTTCCGGTCCCGAGGAACTGTTCCGGGAAGCGTTCTTGTTTGCCTGCCGTGGAGTCGGGTTCACGGATCTCACTGTCCGCAGATATGCCCCGTAA
- a CDS encoding SgcJ/EcaC family oxidoreductase: protein MITHLLKEKLNMVQKMVIALWCGLMSSVSFANVNKDEASVKAILGRLEKAWTSGDAKAWSEAFAKDADFTVWSGLRVHGREAIRAGHEGIFKGPYKGTVLKFEIDSLRWVRPDVAVVLTKGDTPGGKAGEQMKQTFVISKHGKSWLVDAFQNTRVQEWRGPTDRP from the coding sequence GTGATCACTCACTTATTAAAGGAGAAGTTGAACATGGTTCAGAAAATGGTTATTGCCCTCTGGTGCGGACTCATGTCGTCCGTAAGTTTCGCGAACGTAAACAAAGACGAGGCGTCGGTCAAGGCGATCCTGGGAAGACTCGAAAAGGCGTGGACCTCGGGCGACGCCAAGGCATGGAGCGAAGCATTCGCGAAGGATGCGGACTTCACGGTGTGGAGCGGTTTGCGAGTCCACGGCCGAGAGGCGATTCGCGCCGGGCACGAAGGGATTTTCAAAGGCCCATACAAGGGAACGGTCCTGAAATTCGAGATCGACAGCCTGCGGTGGGTAAGGCCGGATGTCGCTGTGGTTTTGACAAAGGGCGACACTCCAGGAGGCAAAGCCGGCGAGCAAATGAAGCAGACCTTCGTGATCTCGAAGCATGGCAAGAGCTGGCTCGTCGACGCCTTTCAGAACACGCGCGTGCAGGAGTGGCGAGGGCCGACCGACCGCCCGTAA